The DNA sequence TACTTGGTTGGAGGTAAAGTGGCTTTTAATGAACTCTAAATTCACTGGCAATAATTTGAGCAGCTCAAAACTAAGTTAAGACACTGCTTGATACCATCCTTTTTATCACATTTGAAGCCTTTTAACAAGAGTATAAATGTCACTAACAGTGTCAGTCCACTGAATTCTGAGAATAAATACTCATCCCATGTGTGTACACTGTTGCTTGAGTGATTACGAGACAGTATTCAGTCTGTAAATACTTCTCAACGTCTTTCCCGTATAGATCTCTCGATGGCCGTCTACAGGTATCTCATCGTAAAGGATTACCGCATGTTATTTACTGTCGTTTGTGGCGCTGGCCAGATCTTCACAGTCACCATGAACTTAAAGCAATTGAAAACTGTGAATAtgcttttaatcttaaaaaggATGAAGTATGTGTAAACCCTTACCACTACCAGAGAGTGGAGACACCAGGTAGGAAGACTGCTTCTGACTTTCTCTAGCAGCGTCTGTACGTACTTGTTCAGCATaatgttttaaatggaaaaataaaagaaagatgatgCTTTGTCTTGCCAGGAGCACAAGATTTCTTAGAGGTACAGCTTTTGAGAATAGCATcccctggaagtttttaataataaagatactgaaaaatCTTTACAAACGCGTTAAATACCCCCGATGAACACTTCCAGTACCGCTAGCAGTTTCCAGCTGGCTAAGTACGGTCCGGACTGAAAAGGAGAATAGGGATGATTTAACTTTGCTAATACGGAATAGTTTTACTCAAAAGATACCTCAGGAATCTGATTCCTCTAGTAACTAGTAGTACGATTGAATTGCAGTATTACCAGTAGTGAAGAGTCAGAAAACTTCAAAACACATTAAGAAATTGTTAGATGGTTTTGAGGCTCTTACTAATGCTTTGAATTTTGCTCTTCCAGTCTTGCCTCCTGTACTAGTGCCGCGGCACACCGAGATTCTAACGGAGCTTCCGCCTCTCGATGACTATACCCATTCCATTCCTGAAAACACTAACTTTCCAGCTGGAATTGAACCACAGAGCAATTACATACCAGGTATTTCCTTAACTCCCTCTGTAAACACTTAACGTTGTGCCACTGGAACAAAGATGGGAATTTCGTCCTGCTGAGGGATCGAATTAATTGAAAGATGCACCAATGAATTAAATCTAGTTGGTGTTGTGTATTAATTCCAGTGGAAATACCTGAACGCTGTTGTTTGCAGAACGCGGTCCTGTGTGAAACCACATTGCTGTGGTTTCACAGTAGCTTACTTGATTTTAATAACTTATTTAAGACTCATAATGCTAATGAGTACAAAGTAGACCTTCGCCTTATGCTTTAAGACTGTTTTACTGACACACAGATGTTGCCAAATGCTGTTTATTGGAGATCGAGTAGTAAACTGCGTCTCAGTCTCACCATGTGTAGTATGTGGAGAAAATTTTAAGTTGCGAAACAGTGACTTGAAAAGTATCTTGATTTGTAGTTTATAATTGATCAGGGTCTGCTTTGTGTATTTGTTAACTATTGTGTGCACACAGTTTTGCCTTTCTAGTGTGAAAGAAGAACCTAATGATACGGAACGCTTCAAgaattcctcctccccctctttgcctcttccccaccccaaaacaaatacCAAGACTAATCTGCTAGAGTGCACCCGAAAGCCTGTACCCTTATTGAAACATAAAATCGGTGACCTTTGTTTCCTGCCCCAGCTTCCTGTTTCCTGTCTCTTCAGGAAGTTGCCTGGAGTGTAAAACCAAGCAAAACTGAAGTTTTCTCATAAATGTTTAACGCGGCTATGTTACGAACAGGCTGAAAATTCAGAGCTGGGTTCTCCTGAAGAACAAGCTGCCTTGAAACTCAAATGTGTGCAACGTACAAATTGTATCTGCGTGCCTTAAACAGGATGTTACTTgtgttttcttcaaatatattttaagaactgAAATGGCACCAAAAAAATTTCAGTGAATTCGATCTCATCTGTTTAATTTGTGCCACTTTTGTTGCCACCTAGGGACAGCAGATCTTTAAAGAGCAATTTTAAGGTGCTAGAAGTTGGTGTTGCTTTCTTAACTTAATGTATACTTTTTTTGACTCAATCTGAGGGCTTTTGATAGCATTTGCAAAGAACTTGCTGGAAAAGCCACAATTTGAAAATCCAGTGCTAGGGAAAGGAGCTAAAGCGACTCTAGGTACTTATTTGCAGGAAGTTTTGTTCAAGGTGATTGTGGGTATTCACGTGATACTCAAATGTTTATACAGCTCACCAAACCTTGCCTCCTTGTCACTGCCACCCTTCTGTTGTCTTCATATCATGGCGTCTTACTTCACTTGACTTTGCCAACTTTATCTGGAATACTTAGCAAGGTCATAAGTCTTGTCTGTCTTGAGAACCTGCTTCAGAGAACAGTTTTGTTTAGCGGTAAACCAGACTAACAACCATGGTGGTCTTGCATCGCAGTGGTGTCTTGGTACTTGGTCTATGGAGAGCTTGGTTTCACCTATGGCtgggaatcataaaatcatagaattgtctaggttggaagagacctttcagatcatcgagtccaaccatcaacctgacactgacaaaaaccatgtccctcagcaccacgtctgcctggcttttaaatacctccaaggatggtgacttcaccactgccctgggcagcctcttccaatacttgataacgctttcagtgaagaaatttttcctaatatctagtctaaacttcccctggtgcaactttcctcttgtcctatcgcctgttccttgggagcagagaccaaccccccctggctaccccttcctttcagggagctgcagagagcaagatggtctcccctcagcctccttttctccaggctgaacacccccagctccctcagccgctcctcaccagacttgtgctccagacccctcaccagctccgttgcccttctctggacacgctccagcacctcaaggtctttttttgtggtgaggggcccaaaactggacacagcacttgagggaAGAAGGTGATCATGAAGGTGCAGGTTGGCCTTTGGGGCTGTATCTTCCCTTTCAGGTTACGGATGCCCTGAGCTGCGTTGTCCAAACTTCTGGCCGCGTTCAAGCTCTGTTAAGAATTTTTAATGCCACACTTGAGTATTTATTTCCAGCTGTGGTGGTGCTCAACCTCTGACCCTAAATCAGTATTAATAGTACTAGGTGGAGGAAATCTTCTCTCTTCAGAGACTAGATATGGAAAGTAATCTCTGCCAAAGAGCCCAGATTAGCAACTGGAAACAGGTGGTGTGTGTCGGATTTGAAGTGGTTACTGACCTTTTACCGTGGCTGTGGGTTTAGCTATAACAAATGATATTGGAGATGGGTGGAGTCCACTTTATGACAATGAATTCTATAAAAATGTTCAAAACAAGTATGACTTTTGTCGTCTTTACTTTGCTACTAAAGATTTCCCTGAACCTTGCTGTTAAATTCTCTCTTGAATTTTGTCCCGTCTATATTTAACACACTAATTTTACAGAATGAACCAAAGATATAATTCTTTttggttcatttttatttaatcagcTGACTCCAGTTTCCTCTCGCTGACGTCCTTCTGATCTTAGTATTTCGCTGTAAATCTCAGACGTGATATTGGATATAATTTGACTTTAATTCTTAAGCAAAAGGCTTTATCTTTAAATTTCTGCTGTTTGGTAATAATGTAATTAAATAAGTTTAATCTCTCAGATGTCTCGGAGACAATTCTAAGGCGATTGTAGAGATAGTTAGCTTCAAACACTTTCACTAAACAAATCCAGGTTTTGCCTTTAATATATAGGAAAAGACACTTGCCCagttcaaagaaaaattatttcctgaaagGCAGTTGGTTAACTCATTATCTGGATTACAAAGTACGTTTTGAATGGAGGAAAGGAACAACCCTACTCTCCTGGGTTTTGAAGATATTTCTGTGGAATTAGACACAGTTTCTATTATCGGAATGCTTCAAACTTGTTACTTTGAGATGACTTCGGTCTGTGAAACTCCATCTTTAAAGAAAGCGAGTTACAAGAATAGCCGATTGTTTTAACAGGGCTTGGAGGTAATAATTATAATAGAGCTTGTGCAGTATAACTCGTTAGATAATATAGTTGTTGCATTAATGAGTAAAATCAACTGTTGGGTATTGGATTTGGGGActgaactgaaaaataacctttaaatCTAGCAACTTCTGTAAGGCGTGGGAGGGCATCTGATCTGATGGTTATGCTACATAAAGacagctcactttttttttaatcaccagatggttttttttcatttgtaattctACTAAACGTGAAAGCTGTTGATCACAATTGCAAAATTGTTACTCATTGTAGTGAAAGTATCTTGTATAAAATGGAACAAACAAGGATTATCTGTTAAATATGCAACGTATTTGAGCAATTGACCGCCGTACAAGAGATGATACGTTTTCACATAGACAATAAGGCAGGTAATGCTTTTGAAGTCCtactggaaggaaaaagggacagcaaaatgaaattccAATTCAGTATTGAGGTATCGTTTGGAGCTTGTGAAGACTTGaggacaaaaaccccaaaatgctaAATCTTATAAATTTCCCTAGTCATTGAATCCAttgaggtggattttttttaatatttttttttgacagaaacacCACCTCCGGGATATATTAGCGAAGATGGAGAAACGAGTGACCAGCAGTTGAACCAAAGCATGGATACAGGTAacgcttattttttttttttccactacttTCAAGGACTTGGGATGACTAGTCATGATCCCTCTGCGTAGTGGCATCAATTCAGCCTGAACGACGATGGCAGGAACGCTCTGTACAACCTGGAGTTTTCTATTTAACATATCACGTGCAGTCtcttgtgaagaaaataattttttgctagaggaatgcttttaaaacattacaatAAGTACATTTCATTAGTTTTGTAACAAAAGCATACAGGTCTAATTAAGCCTTCATCAGAAAGCCTTAAAATACATCTTAATAGTTGGCTGGTTTCAACTTACCCCTAACTTTACCTTCTGGAAACAGGTTCATTAAAGCAAAATGTCTGTTGGCCTAAACAAGTTATAGAAACGCTGCTTTTTTTGAGAACCTGTCTCTTAACTCCGACAGCCTTATCACTTCTGCCACGTTTCAAATTAATTCTTGTATGGAAGGCTCTATTGAAAGAGTAGAAGAAACATTAAGCATTTGTGCCTTCGTAGGAAAGGGTTTCTAGATAATCTGGTTGGCCTTAGGCTTGGACAAAGCACAGTGATTGCGCTGGATAAGAGCCTCCTGCTACGTGCTGGTGGACTTGAGTGTGTTTGGTTGGCTAACGATAGCAAACTTTTGCAGTTAAGTGGAATCGACTGCACTAGTTTCTGGAAGAACTgcaatatttttctgctgtgtgaCAATAGGtacctttaattaaaaaagcccGACATTGGTAGTCATTGTAGGAACGTTTCTGTGTAAAGCCTCTCTGTATTTTGCCCTACCAGTGCACAAATTGTGTTGGAGAGGTCATGGTTTTCTCAGTTTTTGCCTTCCTCCTTCCgggaaagaataatttcctcAAATGAGGAAATCCAGCTTGTTCTTTTCTAGAGATAAACCCTCTCCTTTGAGAATAGAGAGGTAATATCTTGATTATCTCATCCGCtttttcctagattttttttttccactgaatctGAGAAGAAGCCACCTTCTCACTGGAGAAATGCGTAAATAAAGTTATGTTCGCAGAGCGTGCATGAAGTGAGAGCTCTGCCAAACGCAACGCTAAGATGTTAATCGAGTCTTTACGAGGAGGGGTAGGCTCCCAGGAGTCCGGAAAATTAAATGTAATCTTAATTCAGAATAAGCATGTGACATGCTGGAAAACCGGTTGTAGGATTTCTGAGCTTTCGTATTCCAAAGGATTTTAATGTAAAACTGTGTCTAGGTAATAGATACGTCTGAAATGACAAGAATCGTTTGCAATGAAACAATCTGTGTTGCTTCCACAGGATCTCCAGCAGAGCTGTCTCCTAGTACTCTCTCCCCGGTTAATCATAGCCTGGGTAAGCTGGAAATACTTTTAATTGTTTCTCCGTGTGTGATGActcttctttatatatatatatatatataatcacattaaaaatgatgatgtaatttaagaaaataagagcCGGTATTAGGAGGAGACTGTTGGGTTGGCTTCCTGATGATAAACATAATAGGGCTGGGTTAATAACTTGTTAATGACTACTCTGTTTCTGTATACTGTTGAGCTTCtagcaaagagaaagaacaatATGGCGGTGTGTGCAAGAATagcatttataaaataaatagtttaaaGGACGTTAGCGTATCCGTAGTGCTGCCCAGACTGGCTGTCtcccttgtgtgtgtgtgtgtgtgtgttctgccGCTCTTCTCATGGACTCTGTCGCCTGTGACCGCAATTGTTGTTGCCGCATGAGTTGCCCACCTGCTTTGACGAGGTGCCGTCACTGTGTGTCTGTGTAAACGCCTCGGGAAGATCAGATTCCCTTGGGTTGGTTTGAGGCATGGTGACAGGATGTGACAGGAAAATGCTGTTCGGAACGCTGAGTAAGTAATTAGGGTAGGTAAAAAGGGGAAGCGGCGCAGGAAAAGCTGAAGATGCACAGGAAAGATCCTGAGCTCTAGTAGGGGAGAGTAAAAGGAGCTTAGAACTGCTTTTAGATGAAGAGACAGTAAAAGCTATAGTGTAATACAAGGGAACATCgttttcctattctttttcttttgtgtggttCAGTGTTTGATAGTTTAATCTTTTCTTTAACGTTGCCAAAACGTCGGCAAGTTATAGAAAGGCAACAGAAATGTCTCAGCGTCTGGTACTCGCAGCAGCGTTACCTTAATCATTTTACCGAGCGAAATGCAAGTACCAAACTACATGAGCTGTGGTCAGATTAGATCACCCCTTCTTCCACTCCTCCTTCCCTTGCGTGGAATATTGAATTCCATTCTGTTTACTGGGGTAGGTAAAAATGacagtaagcaaaataaaatttgagtAGTTTGAGGAGACTACCGCTGTCGTTTCTGGAAGAGACGAATAGCAGGGCAGATAGATTTCTTTTCAGCCAAATTCTATCTTAAGCttattttttgacttttttttttttttagacttgcAACCAGTTACTTACTCGGAGCCTGCGTTTTGGTGTTCAATAGCGTATTATGAATTGAATCAAAGAGTGGGAGAAACCTTCCATGCATCACAGCCTTCCCTGACCGTAGATGGCTTTACAGATCCATCAAATTCAGAACGATTTTGTCTAGGTCTGCTTTCCAATGTAAACAGAAATGCTACAGTGGAAATGACAAGGCGACACATAGGTAAAaatctctgatttctttttttttttaactatttaatttcattttagtcaTTAAATTCTCTGGAATGATCCGGGTAGGCTGGGCAGATCTGTGTTGGGATCCTTCCATCCTTGTGCAGCCAGCCGTTGAACTTGTTATATTCAGAGTTGCTTACGACTGAAATTTAAGCTTTAATTACAGAATATTAATGTGTTGCTTAGTTTACCCTAATTTATAAAATGCAGAATGGACATTGGTAGTACTTCTTGAAttctcttctgagatgggaaaaGCTACCATTGAGATAACACGCTGTTTCGACAtgatcaagattttttttttttaacggttAGTGAAGAATATTGTTTTCCACGATGCTGCATCTTGGATTTAAGTTTTTcattaaactacttttttttcctttttttctggattctTTTATTTAGCAACACtcgcaagatttttttttttttggttttacttttattaaaaaagttcCACCTCTTTAGTAGAACCTTCTGACTCCCTCTACTCCAAATCCAAATGTTTGTCTAATAAAATTGTAGATGTGCAGAAACCCAGGCAATGCCTGTGCTGACTGATCAAAATGGTCAATgatgaggaaaagcaaaaatgtaaggatctctccccttttttttttttttttggagagcagctcgcttttttttttgaaaaataattttaaggaaaaaggggaagagaaactaTGTCCTTTAAAGGACCTGTTAATTATAAATAGTTTTCTTTGGGAGATCAGTTGTACATTATTTCTCTTGTGCTAGAAATAACCCaaacaggttgggtttttttcctcactcagaGAATACAATCGTAATTTCAAAGTGAACAATAGGATTTCTTacgggtattttttttttaatagggctAAACAAAAGTCTCATTGGTTTTGTCCGGATAGTACAGAGAAGGGGCATGCAGTGGGTTGTAAAATAGTGTGGGTGCGTGTAAACAGATCGTGTTGAAGTTGTGtacttgtgttcttttttttttttccgccatAGTGACCTATGCCACTTCACATACAACCCTTTAATATTAGCCCAAGTTTTAATTCTGTCgcatttaatctttttatttcgATTTTGGTATTCCTTGAAGTGAAAACGTTATTTGGTAATGAACACAGCTGCCTTCCTTGGATTTGGTTACAAGCCGTTAACATGGCTAGAAAATTCTATCTTGCTCTTGACCAAAACTTATTCTGCTTCTCCATCGAATATTGTGTGTTCGT is a window from the Rissa tridactyla isolate bRisTri1 chromosome W, bRisTri1.patW.cur.20221130, whole genome shotgun sequence genome containing:
- the LOC128902009 gene encoding mothers against decapentaplegic homolog 2 isoform X2; translation: MSSILPFTPPVVKRLLGWKKSAGGSGGAGGGEQNGQEEKWCEKAVKSLVKKLKKTGQLDELEKAITTQNCNTKCVTIPRSLDGRLQVSHRKGLPHVIYCRLWRWPDLHSHHELKAIENCEYAFNLKKDEVCVNPYHYQRVETPVLPPVLVPRHTEILTELPPLDDYTHSIPENTNFPAGIEPQSNYIPETPPPGYISEDGETSDQQLNQSMDTGSPAELSPSTLSPVNHSLDLQPVTYSEPAFWCSIAYYELNQRVGETFHASQPSLTVDGFTDPSNSERFCLGLLSNVNRNATVEMTRRHIGRGVRLYYIGGEVFAECLSDSAIFVQSPNCNQRYGWHPATVCKIPPGCNLKIFNNQEFAALLAQSVNQGFEAVYQLTRMCTIRMSFVKGWGAEYRRQTVTSTPCWIELHLNGPLQWLDKVLTQMGSPSVRCSSMS